cgacggttcgaaagttatcgcgttacaaacatacataacatacaaaaaaatattatttttgtcccaagttgatttgtaggcCTCGCGCGCTTCGTTCGCtcgttaattatttatttcgcatGGAATCTAATGACGAAACTGATAATTAGTTTAATTGCTGATTTTCAAGTGGAATTTCGGTAGCACGATACAGAGCGGGAAAAGCAAGACTTGACGTTTGACAGTTCCCTTATGTCAGAATAGGGTGTGTTCTATATTTGAACAGAATCCATTATCACTATAATTCCCTGGTTGGGGACGCCAGCGCAGGCAACAGCCGTGTGATCGATACCCATTCTAGGAccatttcatatatttctCCGAACAGAATCCATAGTAATTCCACTATCAATATTTCCATCAAAGGAAtcattttccaaaattaatctATTATAAGCTAATTCGTAACatcgagttaatttttaatatgaatgcgattcattttaggtgcctaaattgaactgagttgcattggaatcgttcggtaaaagttgatggtaacCGTGCAGGTACTGCAGACaggttaattattttaaaatcagatagtaaaattaatgattcaCAGCGCGGCCCCGTAGCGGTCTGCGAACCACTCAAAAGTGCCATTGTAGATTTAATTTCTGGATAAACTTCTTCGTAGGCGTATTCCTCATTGCtgagtcgtggtcattacgtggaatgaaacacacacaacaactctcttggcattattaatggagtggtttgccattgccttctccatttcacacacaagttaataataatcaaccagtgtgcaggtttctttacgatgttttccttcaccaagTAGCAACaaggaagcaagtgatggtcgatgaaaactactatacatgagtcagattggtctacaaactcatatagcacgagtaggattcaaaccttgggacctttcggtcttaaccattaaaccaccaccgcttctggATAAACATTAGATTTAAATCGGTTAGATAACACTAGATATTTGTACGCCTATAAGACAGAATGCATGTTCTATCTATATCATGACCACCTGATTGTAATTCTGtattctgacaaataaatgatttgatttgatcgtCCGTAACACAGGTCTCTGAAGAACTTGCAGCGTAAACAGCTGTGGGTGGTGAAGGTGGAGACGGAGAAGGCTGAAGCCTCCATCACTCAGTCGGAACAGGTCATCACCAAGATGCAGGACCCCAAGCAGATCATTGAGGTATaacttgatattatttatcttattgattgtgttagtaaataaaatcattttaattcaGATTGAAGATCgaaatattgcaataatttGACTTAGTGTGATATtgtaccgcgtctgtctgtctgttcgcgataaactcaaaaactactgcacggattttcatgcggttatcaccaataaatagagggattcctgaggaaggtgaaggggtataatttattatgtttttacccgagtatgtatataaaatttaaaagtagctagggtgtgttattgttaatgTTAGATTTTATGAGAGTATGAGAGGCATTAACACACGcgaatgtgttattgttaattttagattttatatacaactagCGGCTcatcctggcttcgctcggataaaaacataataaattatacccctaaatcttcctcaggaatcacactatctgttGGCGAAAACCGCATGCAAGTCCGTGCTGTAGTCTTTGAGTCTAATTAAGTCaaattattgcaatatttcaaACAATCTTCAGTCGTcgcaacagattttattaataacacgctatttattttcaaaaagtagtCTATTGTAACGGGATTGAATAAACACGAGTGGGTGGTCTGTGTATCAGATAATCCCGCAGTCGTCGAGCGCTGGGGCGGAGGCCGGGGCGGGgtcgggggcgggggcgggggcgggggccgGGGCCGCGGCGGGGGCGCACAGCGAGGTGCTGCACATGCTGGAGGACGGCACCATCCCCGACACCTTCATCTACGAGATCGCGGAGGAGCAGGAGATCCCCATGGAGGAGGTACCGCGTCACACACTACACACTACACACTACACACCACACTACTTACActctatatatacataacatcgatgtttatctatatatgtatccataacacaagtctcgaacttactttggggctagctcaatctgtgtgatttgtcctaatcttattatatttattatgtggtCTAGGGCACtaaggatttttcaaaattcatcctcTAAGGGGGTAAAAAGAGgtttaaagtttatatgaGGAAACCAGATAAGTTAAAGAGTCTAAATATCGGCCGAAACCGctagcaaaagctagttaaaaatgtatatctaCTTACTTTTAGTTAACTTTTTCACTTATAGAATACATAACATAAGTTTAACCAAAATCAACCGTCGATGTTTAATTCGAGATAAAAATGCTTAAAGGAATTTTTCTTGTTACCCAGGATTTTCATAATGTaccattactttttttttttataaataaataatcgcGAATAAAATCCTTAACATTTTTGTCTCTGATTAAACCTGCGCTGCCGACCGCCATTTTGAGTCCAACTTGTGTGTAATTTCattgcaatattataaaaatacgtaaaactttttattgttgccatttaaaatattaattgtatttaaattttgggcATTGTCCTATTAAGTGTAAATttagtttcataaaaaataaattttgtataaaaaatttgtATTGCACAGGTAAAAGAAATCCCGGCAGCGGGCAACACAGAATGGATGGTCAACATTATACCCGAAGAGACGACGAAGCCCAAATACGCTTACATCAAGCATTGCAACTCGGGCAAGAAGAAACGTCACTTCACAGCCGAAATGAACGAGATCACCTTACAGGGTGACTTCGAGAACTACTACATTCTCCCCGATGATGTGGACCCATCGTCCGGAGTGGAAATCACAACGAGCTACGAGCCAGAAAACTATATCGTTGAGGAATACCAACATTTGGTCCTCGAAGACAGACCGAGGAAACGCAAGGAGCCAACGGAGTCCGGCAAAAAGAAACGGAAGAAGTTCTCTGCGGTCCGTGATCAAGTCAAACAGCTGCAGATCAAAAGTGAGGATGGAGACTGGGTGATCGAGAACACTGTGGCTTTCGAACAGCCCGGGGAAGAATATGAAGATCCAAAGAAGACGCCGAGAGTGcggagaaaaaataaaaagtatttaggtTATGATCTTGGTACTTTCTTGTAATGTTTTTTGGTTTTGGTGATGGATGGTTTGCATGAATTATAGTTATAGaaaagtcgcctaaaggtatctTAATACTTAACTACACAGTCAGATATCTGACAGAGGTATTGcatgataaaaagtatttttttcaacaagGTCAAGTTCAAATGGTTTTGTTAAATATCTaacacaagatttttttaaataataatttcgaacTGGCCTAGTCTCCTGAGTTCAGTagttaagagcactgtcccggatagacaggggcgtggGTTCAAATCTCGCTCGATCAcaggatttttaaaatatgatcaaGCTTTTCTGTTATACATTTCTTTGTGTAATATATGTCTACTAACAAAATCTCATATGACATCGTTAAGTCTTGAAACACGGAAtcaatacattattttgaaaGGAATAATAGAagtagtaaatatttagtttatctttaacaaattgtaaataaaatctcaacGAAACTTGAAGACCCATACAAAATCAATTTGCAATgtgcaatattatttaataacctAACAAGtgtgaaagtattttaaatatatatttttttaatccgtGATTGTTAATTTCTCTGATATTATTCTTTACAGACTGAAACCTGGTATGGCGGGGGTCGCGTGCGAAGTAGTGTACGAATGAGCCACGCGGACAGCCAATCAGAGACGAGGATTCAAACTGCCGGCTTGCTCTGTAAATACGTTCCATTCTCTCTCTTCATaatcttttttaattgtaactgGCCACGTTGAAAAGTTTAAATCGTTTATAGCGATTGTAATGTCTGATATAATTGATGTTTCTAATCGATTTCGATCGTGAAGTTTTATCGATAATTCAATATCAATTTCCAATAAAGAGTTATTTTGAACTTTGatattattgtaacatttttttaacactacacatacattacaaactacatacattacaaatgACATTAATTCGAGGTGaatcaacattatttatactgACCAATCGAAACTTGAAGAGTTATGGATTTTCAAAGACTACACCAAATTACGAGTTGTCGATATTTCACGGCGTGTAAGCGAAAAATTCGGTTAAAAAACGCTTGATCAAATGTCGCTTGAGGAATTTTCCATCTAACTTCGTCTTTTCTTACAAgccttattaatattaacaatcTTACCATATATTTCTATGATACAGcacaatgtaaattaaaattgatttttcagGAGATCActtttgtggttaataaatgttttactttagaatgtaTAGGTTTCAAGTGATATTTGATCCAACAAAACTCAACAATAAGTATTGTGAAAATTAATCACACTGGCGAGAAAAACAATTCTCATGTCTAAAGTGATATACGAAATATTATCAAGGACATGTTCtctttaaacaaaaatattaatagttaaGCATTGTTTAtgcattcataataatttaagtttaaatatatcaataaaaatattaatattttgtttgataaaatataattttgatcacATCAGTCGAGGATGGAAAGcaatatgaaaacaaaaggTACTAATTCGCTTTACGTGTTCACATGCTACTTATCAGGTGGGCCGTATGCATGTttgttagtataaaaaaaaacatagcttATCGTCTCTTTGTACAGTCGACTGCATATTAAAATGTCCTGTTTAGACCCTTCAAGCTGTTAATAACGTCGagattgcaatgaatttggttaGTTTGATATATTCACTTAATTAATGACCAGTGGGGTtggtgcgggtttgcatttcactagCACacacgcagcgaaccaatcacattgcagtgtggttgtcgttgcgtcacaatgacgcaatgtgattggttcgctgcgtctcacttcgaatagattcgatggtgagaaatgaaatttggtttcaCAGTTTTGGTATTATTTACTGAATAATCTGTAAAACTGCTTTCAAATGCACTGCTGtaaatttactttcaataATCATATTCTATAGTCATTTAAATCAACAGACATTTTGAAGTCATTATAAACGGTTTAGTGTATGTGATTGGTTAAAAAAGGCGCGATAATTTCCTATTCTTTCTTAAACACTTGTAAGCGCCGCAATGTCGATAAacgaataattattatgaattcgAGTTTGCAGAGTAAACCTGCAGATGTTAGGGATTACAGAGTGGTGCCTAAATCCGTTTCTAAAGCAGACGGGAAAACGGTCAACGACCCCTAATTATCTCTTTTTTTGAAcaacgcacacacacacacacttcAGTGGACTTCGTGTGAATTTTGCTATTAACTTGTCATTATGGAATCTTTTCGCTGTTAGAGTCAACCAATCAGTGTGGCGTTGTGTTGTGACGCGACGATGACAACCATACTAAACTTGATTGGCGACGTCTCACTGCGTAATGATTCGATAGCGGTGTATCGCTGGccaatgttaataaaatttagaaaaaaaagcaagatttaaaaattatcgtTGTCATTTTTTCCGTTTGATGCGAAAACGGACTCGGAATGGTGtaatataactattaaaaaatctttgtttttatttgtaaaataaatattattatgtattatctCGCAAATAAATGGATATTAGGTTCATTGGGAATGTATGCGAGTGAAATATTTAAGTCCGCTTCTTAGTCGGGCGGAAACACGGTCAATGAACTGTGGGGCCGGCACGAATTTTTGCGAGGACGCAACGCCGGCTATACACTAAAAAAgtaatagaaaaacaaatcaattgTCGTATATTTTCGTCCGATTCAGAATTCGATTTATTTGCACACATTCTCAGTGCAATTTTTTAGTGTGcgttgctttttttttttttgagatataTGAGCAATATGAAACTTGTTCTTATACGaaactagcggctcgtcccggcttcgctcgggtaaaataataataaataatacacccaaaccttcctcaagaatcacagTATCTATTAATGAAatccacatcaaaatccgttgtgtagttttaaagatctaagcatacatatggacagatagacagcgggaagcgacattgtttttcatatgggttttcaccgatagatagtgggattcttgaggaaggtttaggcgtATGGTTTTACGAGCGAcgccgggacgagccgctagtgtaatataaaatgaattgagGACTTTTTGACCTAGGATAAACTGCTATACGAAATGATTTAACAAAACTATACcacatatgtacatacatacatatatagtgaATTGTAcacaatactttttttttcattgaaataaaaaaaataatcccaatattcattaaaaagtcGAAGTAAACTTTAAGCTAAAGCATGTTTTCTCTCGTTCTGTCAACGTAAGgtgtgatagtgacaaaatatacttaagcatgattttttatgaataatcgttaatattttagcacatttcaagaaaatatataatatctttgcgcgtattgtaataaatcaattttaccCAAAGATATTTCTGTAAGTTCAAGTTTCATATTGATTTAAgttaatttcatacaatattttcggtgtcagaatatttttttatgtgcaaACGATGTATGtttctgtaaaattaatataaaatactttctttttgtcaaattaaatataactgtATGATAAGCACATTATGTGTATAGTAATTAGAAGatacatatattgaaaaaCCATGTTCATTTTGTTTGAATCACTATAGTTAAGTACGTCTGTACGCTTAGATCTCTAAACCACTCtagattttaataagaatTGTACAATCGacaacatatttatgtatccaGGTCACACAACAATGTTTgtctagatattttatatgtgaCAGATTATTTTCCGTCCCAGAGGTAAATAATTCGCTTATTGTCGCAAAATTAGTACTAGTCGTGAAATGCCATCGCGTAATGTCAGTCGCAAAATGTCGTCAgaatttacaataacatttctGATTTTGGGCTATactctgtatttttttattcatccaAATTGTATTCTGTCTATTTTGTGACATTTTGCGAATGAAACATTCTGCGACCGTAATGATTGAACGACGCTGTATCAGTATAAAAATCATATGTTATATCGTCCTGTATACCTGAATGTTTTGTCGACTGTACTGTCATTAAATGGTTACgtgtatatttttcaatgataTGTGTAATTTTAACACTTGAATTGTCATAAATAAGctgaaataaacacaaatctaaactaaataatgGATCCTTTTCGActgattactttttttttaatgtataaagCCTATTTTAATGggtttgttaattttaagtcatttactaaaatataatatagtcaGTTTAAAATGGGTATTATGTAAACATAGGTATATGGAAATTCATCCGATGGAAATCTTAAAGGCAATCTGTTTTCATTCTTTCcaattgtcaaataaaaaaatcaaatataaaaaaaaaagttgtaggtcaaatataaaaaaaatattcagtaatCCAAGCGGTTGAAAAGTGTTTCATAAGGCACAGGCAAAAttccatgttttatttttcttgtaaagTTTATGTTGAACTATGTGTATGAAATTATACGGTCTGTCAAAAATCGacgtatattattatggaaacGCTTCCACGTGACCATTTGCTCCTGTTTACTATACCCTGGCTGGTCTTTGACGAAGAATGTCACTTGCGCAAAATGTCATGAATTTCTGCTCCTTGTCCTcgaaaaatgtcatttttcgAGCAGCAAGAAATTGAGTCCACGAAAGGTTTTATTCTGTCATTCTGCGAAAGTGAAATGTGTATTTTACGTTGTCGTCTTGCGAAAGCGACATTTTGCGTCAATACCTGGTTTTGCTGTGAATGGCTTAAAGTGGCTGATTGTTCCTGTcctaaatagttttaatataaaaatatctaatggATTTGAAActcatgataataaattattcaaattgtttaCCGATTCTACATACGTTTTGACGTTGTCGATACGATTTTGCAAAAACTTGTGCTAGCACAACTGTTTAAAATAtgacttatatgtatataagtaaattatatattttaaatgtaatttaactGCTCTTGGGCCGACAGTGCATAGGTATGCTTTAGCACGGGCTTATCAAACGGCAGTTTGACGTGACCTCCTACATATGTACTTAGGAAGAAGAGtgattttactaaataatcctaactaatattaaaatgcgaaagtaggtttgtttgttatcatttcacgttctatctactcaaccaatattcttggtgttacatgtagtttgaagtatgaagaaggacgTAGGGTAcgttttatcccggaaaaataaggcgagcaaaagctagtatggAATATTGCGCtgttatcccgccagagtgcaGCACTGGAGTAAATGTAAACAATAGCGTATTTTGACGATGACACTTCTAAAGCTTGACAAATGTCATGCCTTGTGCGCCATGGCAACGGGTGGTTTTGCGTTGGTGCTGCCCTCTGTAACACTGCGTAATATTCCTTATTCTGTGAACTAGgcctaaatttataaaaatgtattaataaaaaattacttttacgcTATAAATTTGCATAAGGAGTTATTTGTAAAATGCCACAGGATGAGCAACATATAATTTTGCAAGCCTTCTCTCGATAGTTTCTCTAGTTTACACTGATCGTAAACAGGACACTTAcctatgttttaactttttttacatttcgtcgacagaatgtttcaATTTCTAGATTCTTCCTCAGAATAAGTTCTAAAGAGAAAAATTTCGGCGAAGGCTTGCAGAAATCTTATATTGTATGAATTTGTGCTATGTATACCGACTGCAGTGCATATTAGTCAAAGTATATAAAGGCAAGACAAAAGTGAttctttttattgattatgtaattattaaataagtcaGTTTAATTTCATTCAGTTTATTGAAATGTAGCTGGATTTGCGTCCGATTCTGgcttatttcttttaatgtaCTTGCTCcagtcaattttatatatttatttgtcatataaaaatatatgtcgcACCACTTCTTTATGTTAAGTTTTTACATGTATAATAAGATATCGACAATTTAGTTCCAGCTTAACTTTAAACGTTAGGTTATATAATAACGTGCACTAGGAATCGCCTTTTCGACACCGCTCCAACCCCGTAAAATTGTGTTCATTGAAATGTAAGCTTTATAGCGTCCGCAGAAGACATACTTTGCATTGTCAACAAATTAGCGTACTTTTCGCTGTCATCTCTCgtgttgtcaatgtaaaatatgtcgaCTGTAGACGATTTAAAGACCACTTttcaatgaaacttttttaggGTGGAGGAATAGTGTGATATAAAGGGCGGTGCAGATCTAATGCATATGCTACACGTATGCATAGCAGAGTGTGCTGCGTACGCACTCGGTCTGCCCCGGTCTTAGTCGGCTATGACTTATATAGTTTCCAATCGTGGTGTATATTGCCCTGTAATTAACTaccattaaatatattgtgttttattttattaatggatttttatttatctccgCTTTTCGCTGCCGAACCCTTCATAATGAACAAAGACTAAAGATAAGCTATTAAGTTgcttgttattaaaatataaattttgttattaaaaaatagttattatatatatattatcactaTTAACTACTATGTATATTTGTGAGATAATGGGACATCTCTGACACTGCTCTAATAGATAACATATCTCTGACACTACTAAATAATTCTGTAATATCAGAGTTATGTTAGTAGTGTCAgagttatgttattataacaGAGTTATATTAACAATATCATAGTTATGTTAATCATTTTAGAGTTAACTACAGCTGCTATTAATTACTAGCTGTTAAACATATGTTAGATAATATAACTCTGAAATGGCTAACATAACTCTGGTATAGCTAAGATAACTCTTTAGCTAACATAACTCTGGTGCATCTAACATAATTCTGACACTGCTAACATAACTCTGGTACAGCTAACTCTCAAATGGCTAACATATCTCTGACGTTGCTAACATAACTCTGGTATTGCTAACATAACTCTGATATGGTTAATCCTCCAATTGCCACACTCAATTGTACGCATTTCTTTACTCGGATCCCACCCGACACGTGTTCACTACAGGAGAGGTGTACGATGCTTTGAAGGCAAGACAAGGACCCAGGATTGAACGATGTAACAACAGAAGACTAAGATTATAAAATCagttttaagaaatttattaaaatgcagTTTGGCTTAGTCACCTTGTCTTCATACGGGTTATCTCAAAACAAATGGCCGTACATTGCAGAACATCTAAATCTTATTATGAATTCATCACTAAGGTGTCTAATCTAAGgccgataaataaaataccatatgacttttattattaatttatttatcaatataatatgtatatagtgtAAACTTACAGCCACAACAGTCGTGGGCGCGGCGGGTCGCGGTAGTTAGCGAAAACTATAAGAAAACATACATCGATGGTCTCATCGGCCGGCCGGCCCACGACAAGCACgcttataaaacatatttattaacctATATTTTACTGACTAATACTATTTAAACACCTACGCATACTATAATTACAacaaccaattttttttaataatttccaaattactttcaaattataaaacgaaaaaaaaaaaacaaactccGTTGGAAAGTAATGTGTCCGCTTTTACTAAAAATCCTTAATATTATACAGCACTTAAAATAGTAAcatcgagttttttttttagtttttttacactggtcatattttttatatttccgtCTAGGTTTTTGTCTCCTTTGGCGTGACTTATGATAGAAGTTGTAACAATCGCaagaacttaaaaaaacttaacaaatacataacgCATCATAAGTAATCCGAAATAGACGTGGCAGTTTTGaaaatgttcaaatatttcattttatgatgagaaacaaaagcattttattatcaacacTACGCACTTAGATCTACTAAGTTCTCGAATCAAATCACTTATGCTAATTATTAGAAGTAAACCATAAACTTcttgtattttatacaaaaaaatatcaagggAATGGCaagagaaaataacaaaagtcaaaatcgaaaaatgtaataaaaaatatatgtccaataaaaatttacgatgTCAACCAATACGCTgcccaaacatacaaaatatactgcATATTGTCACTAAatagtgatttttatttacttctgttattttaaacatttctttAGCAAGATGgcttagaaaataatttcttagCAGCATAATGTAATCACATTTCAATAATATCCCTACGTACTGCcgtcatataaaaaaaaaaacttaaaaaaaaagaatagtaTACATATTCGTAATTGGCATAAAAGACAATCCGAATATGTATTTTAGTCAATTTCCtaaaaaaatgatctttttttctATATGACGGAAGTATAAAATGGTATCAAAAAAATTGGTAGGAATATTCTCAAAACTGCTACGCCGTCGCTAAAGACCGCTTCACACTATGGTTAACTTCAAATGCTAAGTAAAGGACGGCTAAACACAAAACTATATTGCTGACTGCCAACCTGCGCGCACGACCTATATTACTATATCTAAAAACCAGCTTAAGATtcaagttttagttttaaaacaatttacaatttttatctgTAACTGGCGAATGAaagaatatgtaaatttagaatatttaattgttggcatgattgaatatttacttcaatttaATGTCACTGACAATAGATTTTATCCGATTTTATTTGGCTCTCGCTCACGCCATATTGTCTTAGACCCGTACAATTTTATACCCTgaatacgaaaaaaaattaagcctattttagtcaaaatatactttgtcttcactttacaaaatttgacattgaaataGCGAGACTAAACGTATATGTGACTATAAtagatttaaactttttatggGGGCTTTTAAAGCGACAAGTAAATATGGAATTACTGAGAAATATTACAGTCGAATAAGAAAATAAGAGAAACATACCcgaatataattattctacGCGAGtcataattatgtaaacaCAGAAAACCTTACGTTTGTattgcattaattttaatagtatacTTATTGTGAATatcattactttttaaaagcaATCCTTTAAATTCTAAAGTGGTTATGGTGACCCCTTTATATGGGGAAGATTCCTTTTTACATAAGctaagttattttttgaaataaacgtAACATAGGAACTATAATGATTTTGAAGCGATCCAAGCATTAGTTATCtagacattataatattaactctATAGTACGAATTAATAGCCTTCACGTCAATTTACACTGTTATATATGTTCGAAtgtgattatttatatttttatgtgttttctACTAATATCTATGAATTtatgaagttatttttaagttaaattcgGTATCAGATTACAGACTAGCgtcgtaaatatatatttcaaacatatctaaCAGTGTATCAAAGTATCCagcgttttaaaaataaaaagcacacttaagaactaaaaaaaaaaatgtgtatattaGCGGCACTCCTATAGTATGTCCCTAAGTATATATTTCGTGCAATATACAGGTTACAATCACTCCGACATAGTTATCCAATTTGACatgtttagaaaattaaaggtaaattttagaaatttactATATTACTTAAATCAGCGTCATGTCAGTTTTTAATCTCATTTCGCAATGAAACTTGAATTGAATTTGTCACCCATCATGATCGAAAAGGCAGTGAGTGTTTCGTATTCAATGTATtgatagaatataattatgcttttAAATACTTCAAATTGGATCGCCATGTCGCAGTATCGAGTTTTCAcgtaaaaaaaacacttatcTCCgtacacaaaattaaattgagcAAATCAGCTTCTATCATGAACCAGTAGACCAATCATTAAAagcctttttttatataatatcattcGGTTCGGTACATGTTCAATTTCGGTCAGATTTCTATTGATTCGATCGATACTAAAGGCTAACGCAACGTCCACatcttaaaatcaaaatttgtaaTCGTAAAATTTAGTCTTTCGCACAGtctttttttgcaaaatatctaaataataatattacttatttaatcaATTGACGTATTTTTAGTAACATGACGGTATGATCATATTGTTACTAATATTACGTAATTAACAAATCCCTCGTGATATATTGAGAAGACCCATTTTGCGACAGCGATCTTTTGCGATAGACTTTTTACGACTAGACATTTTAAGAAATGGTCGTTCTGCGTATAAGCCATAATTAATTAGAGTACATATCTCAGGGGGCATAATAC
This sequence is a window from Plodia interpunctella isolate USDA-ARS_2022_Savannah chromosome 29, ilPloInte3.2, whole genome shotgun sequence. Protein-coding genes within it:
- the LOC128682114 gene encoding uncharacterized protein LOC128682114 isoform X3; its protein translation is MSVQKCVVEGCDLEYDVVCSFSFYKSNICTDQDTKRQEWIEGAMHEDSECLWRHVSLHLCGYHFELDNQGLWIDSPMLPELLTPQGKEAHVPTEEEKKALELIHIEHNYSVEMKEDKPESVSRLNVRQLVDTLGYLSLKNLQRKQLWVVKVETEKAEASITQSEQVITKMQDPKQIIEIIPQSSSAGAEAGAGSGAGAGAGAGAAAGAHSEVLHMLEDGTIPDTFIYEIAEEQEIPMEEVKEIPAAGNTEWMVNIIPEETTKPKYAYIKHCNSGKKKRHFTAEMNEITLQGDFENYYILPDDVDPSSGVEITTSYEPENYIVEEYQHLVLEDRPRKRKEPTESGKKKRKKFSAVRDQVKQLQIKSEDGDWVIENTVAFEQPGEEYEDPKKTPRVRRKNKKYLD
- the LOC128682114 gene encoding uncharacterized protein LOC128682114 isoform X1: MSVQKCVVEGCDLEYDVVCSFSFYKSNICTDQDTKRQEWIEGAMHEDSECLWRHVSLHLCGYHFELDNQGLWIDSPMLPELLTPQGKEAHVPTEEEKKALELIHIEHNYSVEMKEDKPESVSRLNVRQLVDTLGYLSLKNLQRKQLWVVKVETEKAEASITQSEQVITKMQDPKQIIEIIPQSSSAGAEAGAGSGAGAGAGAGAAAGAHSEVLHMLEDGTIPDTFIYEIAEEQEIPMEEVKEIPAAGNTEWMVNIIPEETTKPKYAYIKHCNSGKKKRHFTAEMNEITLQGDFENYYILPDDVDPSSGVEITTSYEPENYIVEEYQHLVLEDRPRKRKEPTESGKKKRKKFSAVRDQVKQLQIKSEDGDWVIENTVAFEQPGEEYEDPKKTPRVRRKNKKLKPGMAGVACEVVYE
- the LOC128682114 gene encoding uncharacterized protein LOC128682114 isoform X2; translation: MSVQKCVVEGCDLEYDVVCSFSFYKSNICTDQDTKRQEWIEGAMHEDSECLWRHVSLHLCGYHFELDNQGLWIDSPMLPELLTPQGKEAHVPTEEEKKALELIHIEHNYSVEMKEDKPESVSRLNVRQLVDTLGYLSLKNLQRKQLWVVKVETEKAEASITQSEQVITKMQDPKQIIEIIPQSSSAGAEAGAGSGAGAGAGAGAAAGAHSEVLHMLEDGTIPDTFIYEIAEEQEIPMEEVKEIPAAGNTEWMVNIIPEETTKPKYAYIKHCNSGKKKRHFTAEMNEITLQGDFENYYILPDDVDPSSGVEITTSYEPENYIVEEYQHLVLEDRPRKRKEPTESGKKKRKKFSAVRDQVKQLQIKSEDGDWVIENTVAFEQPGEEYEDPKKTPRVRRKNKKYLGYDLD